The following proteins are encoded in a genomic region of Thermodesulfobacteriota bacterium:
- a CDS encoding flavodoxin family protein, producing the protein MVQVLVAYSSRSGNTEKLARAVARGVESEGAAALVKRASETTKEDLAAADAIILGSPVYFGTATAEMKDLIDRSVGVRRKLRDKVGAAFVTAGHHTGGKETTILSMLYAFLIHEMVVVGDPIDSGGHYGAACLGAPDAEAEKAGALLGARVARVARKLKG; encoded by the coding sequence ATGGTGCAGGTCCTCGTCGCCTATTCGAGCCGCAGCGGCAATACCGAGAAGCTGGCCCGGGCCGTGGCCCGGGGCGTGGAGAGCGAAGGCGCGGCGGCGCTGGTGAAGCGCGCCTCCGAGACGACCAAGGAAGACCTGGCGGCTGCCGACGCCATCATCCTGGGCAGCCCCGTGTACTTCGGCACCGCGACCGCCGAGATGAAGGACCTCATCGACCGCAGCGTGGGGGTGCGCCGCAAGCTGCGCGACAAGGTCGGTGCAGCCTTCGTGACCGCCGGGCACCACACGGGTGGGAAGGAAACCACCATCCTGAGCATGCTCTACGCGTTCCTGATCCACGAGATGGTGGTGGTGGGCGACCCCATCGACAGCGGCGGGCACTACGGCGCCGCGTGCCTGGGCGCACCCGACGCCGAGGCCGAGAAGGCCGGCGCGCTCCTGGGGGCGCGGGTCGCCCGGGTCGCCCGGAAGCTCAAGGGGTAA
- the purM gene encoding phosphoribosylformylglycinamidine cyclo-ligase, translated as MGSGPTSYKAAGVDIDAGNRLVDRIKELVKPTIRPEVMSHVGGFGAAFSLTETPCEKPVLISSTDGVGTKLKVAFAAGVHDTVGIDLVAMCVNDVVVQGAEPLFFLDYFATGHLDEAVAEAVIRGIAAGCKEAGCSLIGGETAELPGMYAANEYDLAGFCVGIVDRDRLIDGSGITVGDKVIGLASTGVHSNGYSLVRKILFADGGYDVGHVFPELGRPLGEVLLTPTRIYVRTALNLMRDFTIKGMAHITGGGLPENLPRVLPQGCQAVLERSAWEVPPIFRLLQDLGRVEDAEMLRTFNCGVGMAAVVPARELDEVMARLDALGQKAWVIGEIREREAAEPSLRFA; from the coding sequence GTGGGTTCTGGTCCTACGTCCTACAAGGCTGCGGGCGTCGACATCGACGCCGGCAACCGTCTCGTCGACCGCATCAAGGAGCTCGTCAAGCCCACCATCCGCCCCGAGGTCATGAGCCACGTGGGGGGGTTCGGCGCCGCGTTCTCCTTGACCGAGACTCCCTGCGAAAAGCCGGTGCTCATCTCCTCCACCGACGGGGTGGGCACCAAGCTCAAGGTGGCGTTTGCCGCCGGGGTGCACGACACGGTGGGCATCGATCTCGTGGCCATGTGCGTCAACGACGTGGTGGTCCAGGGTGCCGAGCCCCTCTTCTTCCTGGATTACTTCGCCACCGGCCACCTGGACGAGGCGGTGGCCGAAGCCGTCATCCGGGGCATCGCCGCCGGCTGCAAGGAGGCGGGGTGCTCCCTCATCGGAGGGGAGACCGCCGAGCTCCCGGGCATGTACGCCGCCAACGAGTACGACCTGGCGGGGTTCTGCGTGGGGATCGTGGACCGGGACCGGCTTATCGACGGCTCGGGCATCACCGTGGGCGACAAAGTGATCGGCCTGGCCTCCACGGGCGTGCACTCCAACGGGTACTCCCTGGTGCGCAAGATCCTCTTTGCCGACGGGGGGTACGACGTGGGCCACGTCTTTCCCGAGCTGGGGAGGCCGCTCGGCGAGGTGCTCCTCACCCCCACCCGCATCTACGTGCGCACGGCGCTGAACCTGATGCGCGACTTCACGATCAAGGGGATGGCCCACATCACGGGGGGCGGCCTGCCGGAAAACCTGCCGCGCGTCCTGCCCCAGGGCTGCCAGGCGGTGCTGGAGCGCTCGGCCTGGGAAGTGCCCCCGATCTTCCGGCTCCTCCAGGACCTGGGCCGGGTGGAAGACGCGGAGATGCTGCGCACCTTCAACTGCGGGGTGGGCATGGCGGCGGTGGTTCCCGCCCGGGAGCTCGACGAGGTGATGGCGCGGCTCGACGCCCTGGGGCAAAAGGCCTGGGTCATCGGGGAGATCCGGGAGCGGGAGGCCGCGGAACCGAGCCTGAGGTTCGCGTGA
- the purN gene encoding phosphoribosylglycinamide formyltransferase: MTLRLGVLASGGGSNLQALLDAAAAGRLDARVAVVVSDNPEAYALERARLAGAAAEVIPAAGLSREDHDRRIVAALERHGADTVALAGYMRLVSPVLLRAFPRRVLNIHPALLPSFPGLHVHAQVIAHGAKFSGCTVHFVDEDMDTGPIVIQAVVPVRDDDTPETLAARILREEHRIYPEALQYLAEGRLRLDGRRVLLDPPSPASGTLHNPSVRS, translated from the coding sequence GTGACCCTGCGGCTCGGGGTCCTGGCCTCGGGCGGGGGCTCCAACCTCCAGGCCCTCCTGGATGCGGCCGCGGCCGGGCGGCTCGACGCCCGGGTCGCGGTGGTGGTGAGCGACAACCCCGAGGCCTATGCCCTGGAGCGGGCCCGCCTGGCCGGGGCCGCGGCCGAGGTGATCCCCGCGGCGGGCCTCTCCCGCGAAGACCACGACCGCCGCATCGTCGCGGCCCTGGAGCGCCACGGGGCGGACACGGTGGCCCTGGCGGGCTACATGCGCCTGGTGAGCCCGGTGCTGTTGCGGGCCTTTCCCCGCCGGGTCCTGAACATCCACCCGGCGCTGCTTCCCTCCTTTCCCGGCCTCCACGTCCACGCCCAGGTCATCGCCCACGGGGCCAAGTTCTCGGGGTGCACCGTGCACTTCGTGGACGAGGACATGGACACCGGGCCCATCGTGATCCAGGCGGTGGTCCCCGTGCGCGACGACGACACCCCCGAGACGCTGGCCGCCCGCATCCTGCGCGAGGAGCACCGGATCTACCCCGAGGCCCTCCAGTACCTCGCCGAGGGACGCCTGCGGCTCGACGGCCGGCGCGTCTTGCTCGATCCCCCGAGCCCCGCCTCGGGCACCCTGCACAACCCCTCCGTACGCTCCTGA
- a CDS encoding DEAD/DEAH box helicase gives MFTLAASAPPEGGLPPSLAYWRELAGRYLAALCRTPEGGDSRLSPVPPPTPGETAAFLLRAPPMEGGEYLGAELLEEAWGDLDRWVRREVAASGSPLSDWLQEHAPLWHQVGRVCLHLAENKRDPEYPFAFLATYAPRLSQAGRVQYQPLSRALQEYAGARNKGALVRLLSPVQRAAEESPLIRELVASGDLFHPLAWTPAEAYAFLQQVALLEASGVLVRLPDWWRRRPRPRVGVSLNTKKGSALGMEGLLEFRVRLALGDEALSDAEWESLARGQDGLVLLKGQWVEVDRARLAEALAHWKRVEAEVAAGGGISFAQGMRLLAGAPAELEGAAAALEQTREWSSVEAGDRLAGLLEGLRDPARLGHPRPSEGLRATLRPYQEQGVAWLHLLARLGLGGCLADDMGLGKTLQALALLLILKQEDGAGAGPSLLVLPASLLANWRSELDRFTPSLRAVFVHPSETGKDALEALAADPAGALAGVDLVVTTYGMLLRQPWLHEVSWRLAILDEAQAIKNPGSRQARAVKALKARSRLALTGTPVENRAGDLWSLFDFLCPGLLGSAKRFKGFVQELERREEGGYEPLRRLVTPYILRRLKTEKRIIADLPEKTEVKVYCGLARPQAALYARAVGELRTALAQEDTSAIQRRGLVLAYLLRFKQICNHPSQLLGDGAYDPEQSGKFERLGALGEEIASRQEKALVFTQFREMTGPLAAFLAPVFGREGLVLHGGTPVGARRALVEAFQDEAGPPFFVVSLKAGGTGLNLTAASHVVHFDRWWNPAVENQATDRAFRIGQRRNVLVHKFVCRGTVEEKIDALIEEKTALAGGLLEGGGETLLTELSDAELVKLVALDIDRASL, from the coding sequence TTGTTCACGCTGGCAGCCTCGGCCCCCCCCGAGGGGGGGCTGCCGCCCTCCCTTGCCTACTGGCGGGAGCTCGCCGGCCGGTACCTCGCCGCGCTGTGCCGCACCCCCGAGGGGGGCGACTCCCGGCTTTCCCCGGTGCCCCCGCCCACTCCGGGGGAGACGGCGGCTTTCCTCCTGCGCGCCCCCCCCATGGAGGGGGGCGAGTACCTGGGCGCCGAGCTCCTCGAGGAGGCCTGGGGGGATCTCGACCGCTGGGTGCGCCGAGAGGTCGCGGCCTCCGGCAGTCCCCTGTCGGACTGGCTCCAGGAGCACGCGCCCCTCTGGCACCAGGTGGGGAGGGTGTGCCTGCACCTGGCCGAGAACAAGCGCGACCCCGAGTACCCCTTTGCGTTCCTGGCCACCTACGCGCCCCGCCTCTCCCAGGCCGGGCGCGTCCAGTACCAGCCCCTGAGCCGCGCCTTGCAGGAGTACGCGGGTGCGCGCAACAAGGGCGCCCTGGTCCGCCTGCTCTCCCCGGTGCAGCGCGCCGCCGAGGAGAGCCCCCTCATCCGCGAGCTCGTGGCGTCGGGCGACCTCTTCCACCCCCTGGCGTGGACGCCGGCCGAAGCCTATGCGTTCCTCCAGCAGGTGGCGCTCCTGGAGGCCAGCGGCGTACTGGTACGCCTGCCCGACTGGTGGCGCCGGCGCCCCCGCCCCCGGGTGGGGGTGAGCCTGAACACGAAGAAGGGGAGCGCCCTCGGGATGGAAGGGCTCCTGGAGTTTCGGGTGCGTCTCGCCCTGGGGGACGAGGCCTTGAGCGACGCGGAGTGGGAGAGCCTGGCCCGGGGGCAGGACGGCCTGGTGCTCCTCAAGGGGCAGTGGGTGGAGGTGGACCGGGCCCGACTCGCCGAGGCCCTGGCCCACTGGAAGCGCGTCGAGGCCGAGGTGGCCGCGGGGGGCGGGATCTCGTTCGCCCAGGGGATGCGCCTGCTGGCCGGCGCGCCGGCGGAGCTCGAGGGCGCGGCCGCAGCCCTGGAGCAGACCCGGGAGTGGTCCTCCGTAGAAGCCGGCGACCGGCTCGCCGGGCTCCTGGAGGGGCTGCGCGACCCGGCCCGTCTCGGCCACCCCCGGCCCAGTGAAGGCCTCAGGGCGACCCTTCGCCCCTACCAGGAGCAGGGCGTGGCGTGGCTGCACCTCCTGGCCCGCCTGGGGCTCGGCGGGTGCCTGGCCGACGACATGGGCCTGGGGAAGACCCTCCAGGCGCTGGCCCTGCTCCTCATCCTCAAACAGGAAGACGGCGCCGGGGCGGGACCCTCCCTCCTGGTGCTCCCCGCCTCGCTCCTGGCCAACTGGAGGAGCGAGCTCGACCGGTTCACCCCCTCGCTCCGGGCCGTGTTCGTCCATCCCTCCGAGACCGGCAAGGATGCCCTCGAAGCCCTGGCGGCCGACCCGGCCGGCGCCCTGGCCGGGGTGGATCTGGTGGTCACCACCTACGGCATGCTCCTGCGCCAGCCCTGGCTGCACGAGGTCTCGTGGCGCCTGGCCATCCTCGACGAAGCCCAGGCCATCAAGAACCCCGGCTCCCGCCAGGCCCGGGCGGTGAAAGCCTTGAAGGCCCGGTCCCGGCTGGCCCTCACCGGAACCCCGGTGGAGAACCGCGCCGGGGATCTCTGGTCGCTCTTCGACTTCCTGTGCCCCGGGCTCCTGGGCAGCGCCAAGCGGTTCAAGGGCTTCGTCCAGGAGCTGGAGCGGCGCGAGGAGGGCGGCTACGAGCCCCTGCGCCGCCTCGTGACCCCCTACATCCTGCGCCGCCTCAAGACCGAAAAGCGCATCATCGCCGACCTGCCCGAGAAGACCGAGGTCAAGGTCTACTGCGGCCTGGCCAGGCCCCAGGCGGCCCTCTACGCCCGGGCGGTGGGCGAGCTGCGCACCGCCCTGGCCCAAGAGGATACCTCCGCCATCCAGCGCAGGGGCCTGGTGCTCGCCTACCTCCTGCGCTTCAAGCAGATCTGCAACCACCCGAGCCAGCTCCTGGGCGACGGCGCCTACGACCCGGAGCAGAGCGGCAAGTTCGAGCGCCTGGGCGCCCTGGGGGAGGAGATCGCCTCCCGGCAGGAGAAGGCCCTGGTCTTCACCCAGTTCCGGGAGATGACCGGCCCCCTGGCGGCGTTTCTCGCCCCGGTCTTCGGCCGGGAGGGGCTGGTGCTCCACGGAGGGACCCCCGTGGGGGCGCGGCGGGCCCTGGTGGAGGCCTTCCAGGACGAGGCGGGCCCGCCCTTCTTCGTGGTGTCCCTCAAGGCCGGTGGCACCGGGCTCAACCTCACGGCCGCCTCCCACGTCGTCCACTTCGACCGCTGGTGGAACCCGGCGGTGGAGAACCAGGCCACCGACCGCGCCTTCCGCATCGGCCAGCGGCGAAACGTCCTGGTGCACAAGTTCGTCTGCCGCGGCACCGTGGAAGAGAAGATCGACGCCCTCATCGAGGAGAAGACCGCGCTCGCCGGCGGACTCCTGGAGGGAGGGGGGGAGACGCTGCTGACCGAGCTCAGCGACGCAGAACTGGTGAAGCTGGTGGCCCTGGACATCGACCGGGCGAGCCTGTAA